AACAGATGGGGGCCTCTCTGCTTGCCATCAGGGGGATCCAGGAGCTCGACCTGTCGGCCTGCTCCAAGATCACAGACAGCAGCATCACGCAGGTAGGTGTTTGGGTGGGACAGGTAGAATCACGCAGGTAGGTGTTTGGGTGGGACAGGTAGAATCACGCAGGTAGGTGTTTTGGTGGCACAAGCAGTAGTGAAGAGCAGAGTCTCTCCATCAGGACATTCCCTCATGGCGTTCCCTCTCCTGTGCAGGTGGTGCGCTTCCCAGACCTGCAgcgcctgtctctctccatgctGCCCGAGATAAGTGATGAGAGTTTGGCGTCGGTGGCCTTCTACTGCCGGAGCCTCACCAGCCTGGCACTCAACCACTGTCCTCAGATCAGTGACCAGGGAATCGCCAGAGCGGCGCCGCTGCTCCCCAGGCTGCAGCACCTGCAACTGGCCTGCTGCGATGCCGTCACTGACCGGTGAGACCTTAGAGCCGTCGTCACAAAATAGCTTCAGCTCAGCACCTACGAACTGAATCCAGTGATTGATTGATCTTCTCTCCTACATGCTGTCTATGGCTTTTTTTACTTACATGAACTGAAGGATACAAACTTTATTTTGAGGTTGTTGATATTCagtactgtgtgtttgtatgttgcaggtctctgtctgtcttggcAAAGCACTGCAAAAGGCTCCAGACATTGGACATTTCCATGTGTAAAGACATTACCATAACAAAAGTGGACTTCCTGCAATCCCAACTGCCCTACCTGGAGAATGTCCAGTGTCGCTTTGTGGGTGGAGCAGACTTGACCATAACTCTTTAATGGAAATAGAgaaacaaatgaataaatacttCCTTTAGTATGTTGAGGAGAGGATGTTAAGAAGAGATGGTATTTTTACATTCCAGAAGAGCATATCCTAAAGAGCATACATTGGCTCATTTTTTGCACTAGGCTTCagtgaaacacactgaaaaGAATGccacattttccttttttcctcttAGCCATGAGGTTGTAATCTGTTCTATTTTGTCATAGTCAAACTGAACCCAAAATAGACTATTATAATTTATCCATGTGCAAGTCTGTGCAAGAGGAATATTTTAGGAATATGTTATGATTTCtaaattatttaatttattattatGTGATTGATTATATAGAAACTGTACAGCAACAGTTATTGCTGCATATAGATGGCAATTTAATTTTGAGTTTAATCAATTGCAAACCTCAATTTCCTTTAAGACTGTAATATCTTTATTAGTAGAGTTACGGTAGGTATGTTGAGTATGTTGTATATCATTCCTGAAGATTTTTGACTGTGGTTAAGCACTGTAGATAGAGCCCTATATCTTGGCaatctaaaacgcatggtcatTGGCAAAtagggtttgtccagtccacattggggatggttttgttatcaaacgtcggacGCCTTACGCAACAAGGcggttttttatattttttaaatcagtcatgggtgcgttttgggcgtaacatcctttaaaccaatgaaaatgacatctctcattccctttgacagcaagcagcacaacgtcaaacagcgcatcagtattttgatagtcagcagcGCAGTTGAAAGAATTTGCttgaccgtatggaacagttattccactaaaccatgctttactatagcaggagtatagcctacatgcatctgcactcgtcttatttgaactcattggcaaagtgaaactaacttcactattgactgacaatgggttaccattgaaaaaacagcctgaaaaaagcaacagatACCCTAATAAtactcaaatgactgaataaaaacatttatcctgcagaggagttgctgcttacatcttgtgacatctcttcagctgtgcttcatatgcgtctttcgctatagaccagttttttcttggtcagtggtgtaatgcttttttgatggtgtaagataacgatttttagataatgcgccaAGACCAGACCTTAGGCCGtcaattgccacacccctgagcATATTGTTAAATAAAAGAGACGCGCATGGCGAAAAATTGGAGTGTACGATAGGAATAGGCTTTGCGtcacaataacaatatgtttTGCGCTGAGTTTTAGATCGCCAAGATAGAGCCCATAAACTTTTAGAAGAAAAATGGCTCATATGAAAAGGTCTAACCCAGTCCAGCAGCAAACATTTTCAAACATTCAAATGGCACAATATCTTATTTTTTGGAAATACCAGTGTTCTCaaataatctaatctaattttcCCTTTAATGTGATattaaattgtttttttctttcattcaagAATTGCTTGTAGTAAGTCAAAATAAATAAGAATGACAAGAATACTCAAATCAGCTGTGCATGTTACCTCCATCTCATGCCTTTAGTACCGAATCATACCATGACCTAACTGAACTGATTTCACCAAAGTGGAAGCCATTCCACTCCTAATCTGCATACTGAGCATATTCACACACAAGGCAAAACCAAGGCCTGGATATTCTGCAAACCAAAAGTGAAGTAGATGATTAGATTTATTATGAGTTTTTTTGTATCCTAGTTTCATAGGATTTGGAGTTCAAATGGTTTCTTGATCATTAAAGCAAATAGTCAGTGAACTGAATTCAAAAATCTGAATTACAAAAAGagctaaataaatacaaaatcaGACAGTGCAGGTGTATGGAGTCTGGACATTTCCAATAACATCTGACAACATTTACATTCAACAATCCTTCTTGGGGAAATGatgataaaaagaaaagaacatcAATGTATAAAGAAAGAATGTATGAAGAAAAAACATACATGTCACTGTAGACTTAAAGATGCAGTGTAGCATTAGATGTTATAGCAATTAGCACCACAACACAAGGGGACATATTCATTTCTACATTAAACAATGTAGAAATTAGGTTAGTGGTAGAAACATAGGTTAGTGTCACATCATAAAGTGAAAAGTGAAAGATGCTTCGATTGTTTTCCATTATCTATTTAGGATTAAGTCATTCTGTTTTTGAAATGCGACAAAAAGGCATTTTAATGTAGGTAGAAATGGTTAAGTGATTAAATGACAAAGTGAGGTTGAAACTATTTTCCCATAAGTTATACTGATACAAATCACCAATGTTTGGGACCAATATTAGCTGTAAAAATGAACATTTCAGTGTAAGAATATACAATGATTTACAAAGTCAAATAAAACTATTTGTAAATGAATATGTTAAAAATATTCCAGGTTTAACAACTGTGGTACAAATTTAACGCCACTGATGTCACATTTTAAGTGTGACATGATTGAAAAGATATTCAACTTAAGAATGACAGTCGTGGTGAATGGCATCACAGGGCTGTTTGTGCTCATGAGTTGCTCCCAGACATAATTTACTCATCACAAGTATTATTTGGCCAAGACTCTGGGTTCTGAAATGTAAGGACTGGAATAGGTCTTTgccatacagtatataatacAATATCTTGTAAGTTCTCCACAGTTACAtaaaagtaaaatacattctCTACCCATTTTTACATATTGACAATCTCTGATATCCTAAGAGAGGATGGCAATTTAAAATGCGCAATATCTACAATATTCCCCAACTTTACTTTATAGGACCTTTTTGGAAAGAGAAATAGAatatttctagaagtgaaaaatacattttctGAAGTATAAGAAGAGGGTCTTTTTGGCCACCTAGCAGTTCCTGGAACCTATCCAGTTAAGCAACATGCATCATATGTGTAGCATTACCCTAATATCTGTATCTACTTGGAATAAAAAACAACAGCCAACCATTAGACACTGTAGAGGAATTCATTGAAATCCTGTCCTCAATCATCATGCTTGTAGACCAAAGCTCAGTTGTCATGGCATAGAAAGGCAAACTATCTATAAAATTAGGGGGCAACCTACAAGCAGCAGCTTAGGCTACACCCCAGAATATTTAGTACCTAAGATCACCATATCAGTTCAGCAGCTAGTGACCATACAGTATTTAGTGCTCCAGTTCAGCACTGTTTCAGGTCTCACAATGACTTGCTATTGCTACTCAAGTACCGGTGACATTAACTCAATTAAATTAGgctgaaaaaaacaaaggcaagtaCAAAGAGTTCTCCCATCCACACCTGTGAAAAGTGCTCTGCCTACAGCTGCCTATCTACGAGTCACTTGAAATACAGAAACATTAGAGTGCTACAGAAACATTAGAGTGCTACAGAAAGCGGAACGATGGCAATTAATCAAGTCAATACTACgtgaatgtaaaaaaaataacaataaagaaTTTGGACAGATGAGAAagcagaaaataaaaataattattacAAGACCTCAAGCTTTCAAAATGAATGCCTCTTTTCCAGGTACCATGGCTATACAAAGTGTCATCCAGTCTAGCATGTTAATGTCAACATGTGGGTCCACTCATCTTAAAGAGCAACACAGACTCCAAAGCAGTATCTTCACTCTCTATATCTCTACTCACTCATACTAAGCCAGGCGGTCTATAAGGACAGGCAGCTCCTTCCCCTTACACCCACTGACCAGTACACTGCGTGAGGCTACTGCTCAGCCTGGCTGAAGTCGTAGCAGAAGTTGAAGTTGCTCGGGGGGTTGGGGACGGCCGGGGCGCGTTCGGGGATGGGCACGTTCTCCAGGTCCAGGAGGCGCAGCTTGATCTCCATGGACAGGAGGATCTCCAGTTCACTGCGCATGCACTCGCTGCTCATGTCGCGGCCCAGGAGCACGTTCAAGCCGTCTGTCCACAGGCAGAACTGAGGGACACCCAGAACATGAGGTCAAACACAGGCTTACGCAAGGAAGTGAAATATCTACCAACAAAGAAATGAAAGCCATCTTACATCGGTCCTGGATGAGGCGATGAAATTCAGGCTATACTCCTCTACGTCGTATGTTATGCTGAATGCAAGATCCAGCACTTCCTACGAAGAGATGCAACACCCTGATCAGATGTTATTGTAAGATGttaagacaaaacaccacagaCACAGTTGACAAGCCAGTGTCCTGGGATTACTGATGAACTACCTATAAATCAGAAATATGGGTGAGGTTTGAGTGTTTGAAAGCAACTGCATCTAGCCCTACTACTAATACTGTATTGACCATAGATATGGACTACGTTCATTATTGCAGCGATTGAGACCTTTGTCTGTTTGCCTTTGTTCTCCTTCATGTGAGGACAGTCCTTCCCGGTCAGCAAACCTTTGATGTCAGCCACAGGAACTAAGAGAAGAATTGGTAACCATATTCAGTACTGTTGATGCATTTACACAAGAACAGAGTATCAGAAGACATGGACAGCTACAGATACAGGCCCCATCACACTCACTCTTCTCCTGAAGTGCCTCAATAGAAGGCATCTCTGCTTCTTCCTCCACATCACCATAGTGAAGCATTTTGTGATTGGGTGAGAGGCGGCAGTACCACAATTtgtctaaaaataaaaaaaacacaacaaaggtATAGCTCCAAGTAGAACTAAGGACATAGGTTTTTTTCTGTGTTGAACTAAGGAAAGGTTTTTCTGTGCTTCCTTGATTTCCTTCACTGCACTACCCTCCACAGACATAAGCTTTTGGGGATCAGTAAAATCCATAAAAACCTTGACAAAATAAGTCATGTTTTGGAGAGTCGTGCCAGAACTCGTTTGTGTTAAAGTTAAAAGTTGACTAAAAGTTGACTACAGCCTGAAGCTGCAGTGTGTCTGGCCCATGGCATGGGACTCACCCTGTCTCCGGCGGCTGCTGATCTTGCGGAACAGTGTGCCGTGGCAAAGGCGGTGGAGTCTCTGCTGGCGGATCAGCTCCAAGAGTTCAGGCTTCAGACGCTCCTTCAGCTCACtgatacacagcacagcacagcacacaaggTGACACACGATCACTCGTCAAGGATACACGACTCCTTTGTTTACACTCATCTGTTCTTTTTAGGAGGTGCCAAAAGCCCTGACAAGAATGCTGTGAGATTTATTGTCAGCCTTTCATGTGTAAACATGCCTTCATCCAAGTGAAAGATGCACTTTGCTATGTATCAATAAAGCAGACAGGGCCCCAagacatttatttttgtttagtGACAAATACTGACTAAGCAGGGCAGCATAGCATACAGGGGTGGAAGAAAGGATCTACACACAGACGGGCCTCAACCGCATAAGGACACATAAACATGAGGTACACTCCTGACATCtaacaataataatgataaacaTGAGGTACACTCCTGACATCtaacaataataatgataaacaTGAGGTGTGCTCCTGACATCACACTTCTGCCTACGaacaataataattaaaaaacagcagatgcAGTGGACTCACAGGACAGGGGGAGCAAGAGTCTCCTCCTGGTGCAGTCGCTCGGTCTGACGCAGCTTAAGGATCTCACTGTAGTTGAGCGCATTCACTTTATTCTTAAACAGCTCCAGAGAGGTAGGCTTACTGGACAGAGTCCTTGTAATTTGCTCTCGTACAACTTGCATAACCTGGACAGAAAGCAGGTGTGGATGTTATGGAAACTAAAATGATCAGTTGTGAAGAAGGCTTTGTTCTTAGCACAGGGCTTCTCAAACGTTTTGGTTCCAAGGAACCCTTGTGGGGGAGAACATTTCTGAGGACCCCCCTCCTGATCGGAACAATTAGGCCATTTGTATTCTCTGAAGTTATGGCCAGGTTCACTATCCCATGTTTTCTGCAACCTCTTCCACGTCATCAAGTGATGCAAAATCCACATTTCTCCATATTCATCACCGAGCTAGCGACTTGAGTGAAGTGATTCAAGTTCAATGTTAATGTGGGTGGGAGCGAATACACACAACTTAACTTATTGGTGAAAAGGGTTGTCATCTGTAGCTACAGTATCaattttaaaatgataaaccacAACTTTAAAGCAAATTATTTTGCGGACCCCTTGGCTATTTggccactttgagaaccactgctataACATACAAATGTGtcttgcttgtttgtgtgtgtgtgtgtgtgtctgtctatgtttgAATTCATGAATTCATTCAGTATTTGTAAACATTTTGTTTAGACAAATGCAATACTATGTTCTCGGAGTGTTAAATGCAAAATATCAAGGCAACCTCACAGCCAAAAGGTCTTGCACCtgttggtgtttttgtgtgacCAAGATCCAACCACATCATAGGGTTGTCAACTTCTGAATGAAACATGTCTAGACTGAAGCGGTTCATCTCAGAGGTCCAACTGACCAGCCATCTGACACTGATGTAGTCTGACTCAGGGTGACCATGCCCCCACTCCCCTGCCCTTGAGGCAAGGACACTGAACATGTctgtccccctcccccctgttATGAGCAAAGCGGTTTTAAAACAATAAGCCCTCCCAGATAGAAAAAGACACAATGACTCATTTTCATATTGTCACTATAAATTCTATATAAAATGCATAGTCTTCAGTAATGCAATAAAAGCCCCCCTCTCTGATGGCAACTCTCACATctgctctcagacacacactataACTGTTCTGGTATGGAAGTCAGTCCTAGAATAAAACAACAGAACTAGAACCTATGCTGTACAAATACAACTGGCATTTTAGAATATCCATGCATTATTCCCATACAACTTTCAAATGTACACTATTGTAAATAATCATATCAAATCAAATTATGTACGACAGTCCTATttacaaaatatttttacatAGCAATACATGTATCTCTTACAAAACATTTCACATTCTTTGTGTCTAAAACGATTTCCAATGTTTAAAAAAGATAATATGTCTAAATTATTAAAGAGGCAAAACAatgtatctgaaaaaatagAACTGACCTCCATGTGTTAGTCTTTCATAAAATCCCTGTATGCAGAAGATGAACCAGAAACTGGAGAACATTCAGAACAGACTGACGAGCTCACGGTCATGACACAAGTTGTCCCCAGCTGAGAGTATTTTGTAAATAGACACTTGGGTAGCCACTCCACCTTCTTCTTCTAGTTCTGTTTTCTTTTGCTTtacctctctatccctttcttccTTTCAGTACATCAACCCTCCACAGCAGACAGACGCATAGGAGAGTATCCGCTGTTCTACCTCAGCCATGAACAACTGCAGCAGACCCAATTCCATCatgacagtatgtgtggctgtgactgcccactgacacacacacacacacacacacacacacacgcacacacacacacacacacacgcacacacacacacacgtgtctgaCCTCAGGCATCTAGCTTCCAGAAGCACATTGCCAGGGTCGATTAACAGTAGGTCTTGTGACTTGTCAGAAATCCAGAATGCTGGAAATCGGTAGGGCAGCAGCAAACAGATGTCAGTGGAACTGAAGGACATGCAGTACAGTACAATACTAGAAATAACATTCCAATTAGGCCAACATCTCAATCGGTTTTTCACACAGCCCCTATTCAGTCCTCTACTCAGCCTTTGTGCAGATCCATGACAACTCTTCTTCCTGACTTCATTTACACAATTCATTTTCTTTCAAATCAACCAaataaaaatttaaaaaatatcCACAAAAAAAGCTTGATAAACAAAGCATTGTTGCATTATAGTATGCACTGGTTGCATTATAGTATGCACTAGTTGTACAATATGTGCTTTTGATCATGACAAAACAAGGCTGTGTTCAGTGCGCTCTCCTGAGCTCTGTTGTGTTGGTGTTGTCTGTGTGCAGGTCTATGTGGGGGTAAATGCTGATGGAACTAACTGATTGTTTGGAGTGCTTGTGTTCCTCCCGCTGCATTTCTGCCTCGGCCTGGCTTTCTTTTTGTGTCTCTAATACCCTCGTAAAAAGATGTGACCTGATTATACTGCCCAGGAGGATTGTGGgagagcatgtgtgagtgtgaacaaTAAAGGTCTGCTGGCCAGACACTTGTCACTGCCaaaaggtcaaaaggtcaggATTTATGACTAAACGCACTTTTAAAATGCAACCTTATTCGTGACAACATTCCTGTATTGTGCCATCTAGATGTGCCAGTATGTTTAACCATTAGGGGCTCTCCATCATCATAACTAG
This DNA window, taken from Alosa sapidissima isolate fAloSap1 chromosome 11, fAloSap1.pri, whole genome shotgun sequence, encodes the following:
- the elmo3 gene encoding engulfment and cell motility protein 3 isoform X2, yielding MEVMQVVREQITRTLSSKPTSLELFKNKVNALNYSEILKLRQTERLHQEETLAPPVLELKERLKPELLELIRQQRLHRLCHGTLFRKISSRRRQDKLWYCRLSPNHKMLHYGDVEEEAEMPSIEALQEKIPVADIKGLLTGKDCPHMKENKGKQTKEVLDLAFSITYDVEEYSLNFIASSRTDFCLWTDGLNVLLGRDMSSECMRSELEILLSMEIKLRLLDLENVPIPERAPAVPNPPSNFNFCYDFSQAEQ